Proteins encoded together in one Lysobacterales bacterium window:
- the hflX gene encoding GTPase HflX: MDFFGRSQGGERALLVQPHPVGRPDPEALLEFTELARSAGAEILDTLSARIESPNPRFYLGTGKVDELRQLKEAHGADLILVNANLSPVQERNLEKALSARVVDRTGLILDIFASRARTHEGKLQVELAQLKHLSTRLVRGWTHLERQRGGAIGLRGPGETQLELDRRMIANRVKALEARLDKVEVQRAQARRKRERGELPVVTLVGYTNAGKSTLFNAITGADVFAADQLFATLDPTLRKLDGLASGPAILADTVGFVRDLPHDLVAAFRSTLSEVKSADLLLHVVDASDPNRGERIDQVNAVLAEIGAGDVPQLLVFNKIDRVEGMAPRRDAGDGGASERVFVSAIVGQGLDLLRAAIGDRFAGTRVRQSICLGHDQARLRARLFAAGVIAAETSNEDGWQVEIDAPRTALEPLFGLPDGDGERLRGHLKLAAADAI, encoded by the coding sequence TTGGACTTCTTCGGTCGCAGTCAAGGCGGCGAACGCGCCCTGCTGGTTCAGCCGCATCCGGTCGGCAGGCCCGATCCCGAGGCTTTGCTCGAGTTCACCGAACTTGCGCGCTCGGCGGGTGCCGAGATTCTGGATACGCTGAGCGCGCGCATCGAGTCGCCGAATCCGCGCTTCTACCTCGGTACCGGCAAGGTCGATGAACTGCGCCAGTTGAAGGAAGCGCATGGCGCCGACCTGATCCTGGTGAACGCGAACCTGTCGCCGGTGCAGGAGCGCAATCTGGAGAAGGCGCTGAGTGCGCGCGTGGTCGATCGCACCGGCCTGATCCTCGACATCTTCGCGAGTCGTGCGCGCACTCACGAAGGCAAGCTGCAGGTCGAGTTGGCCCAGCTCAAGCATCTGTCCACGCGCCTGGTGCGCGGTTGGACCCATCTCGAACGCCAGCGCGGCGGTGCCATCGGTCTGCGCGGTCCGGGTGAAACCCAGCTCGAACTCGATCGGCGCATGATCGCGAACCGGGTCAAGGCGCTGGAGGCGCGGCTCGACAAGGTCGAGGTGCAGCGCGCACAGGCGCGGCGCAAGCGCGAACGCGGCGAACTGCCGGTGGTGACCCTGGTCGGCTACACCAATGCCGGCAAGTCGACGCTGTTCAATGCCATCACCGGCGCCGACGTGTTCGCTGCCGACCAACTGTTCGCCACGCTCGACCCGACCTTGCGCAAGCTCGACGGCCTGGCCAGCGGCCCGGCCATCCTCGCCGACACCGTCGGTTTCGTGCGCGACCTGCCACACGATCTGGTCGCCGCATTCCGCTCCACCCTGTCGGAAGTGAAGTCGGCCGATCTGCTGCTGCATGTCGTCGATGCTTCCGATCCGAATCGCGGCGAACGCATCGACCAGGTCAATGCCGTGCTCGCCGAGATCGGCGCCGGCGATGTGCCGCAACTGCTGGTGTTCAACAAGATCGACCGCGTCGAGGGCATGGCGCCGCGCCGCGATGCCGGCGACGGCGGCGCCAGCGAGCGCGTGTTCGTCAGCGCAATCGTGGGGCAGGGGCTCGACCTGCTTCGCGCCGCGATCGGAGACCGCTTCGCCGGCACCCGCGTGCGCCAGTCGATTTGTCTCGGCCACGACCAGGCGCGGCTACGTGCACGACTGTTCGCGGCCGGTGTGATCGCCGCCGAAACCAGCAACGAGGATGGCTGGCAGGTCGAGATCGACGCGCCGCGTACCGCCCTCGAACCGCTGTTCGGATTGCCCGACGGCGACGGCGAGCGCCTGCGCGGGCACTTGAAGCTGGCCGCGGCGGACGCCATCTGA
- the rlmKL gene encoding bifunctional 23S rRNA (guanine(2069)-N(7))-methyltransferase RlmK/23S rRNA (guanine(2445)-N(2))-methyltransferase RlmL yields the protein MMQFFAACPKGLEELLATELAALGAGEVKQTVAGVHFEGELATAYRACLWSRLASRILLPLLKIEEISADRLYEAVHALAWEEHVAANGTIAVDAHGINDSLRNTQFTQQRVKDAIVDRLRNVSGERPNIDTWTPDLRVHVLVRGTTAQISLDLSGGPLHQRGYRRNTGIAPLKENLAAAMLLRSGWPEIAANGGALVDPMCGSGTLLIEGALIAADVAPGLLRTHYGFLRWRGHQPQLWQALLDEAEQRAASGRKQDKARYFGSDRDGAVLAAAKQNAQQAGISGFLSLHHHEVDKTHRPEGFSGGLVITNPPYGERLEDNRAAAPAYVAFGELLKREFGGWRAALITSDESLAHAVGLKADKRYALFNGALACTLYRFEVFAARPEPREAPPLSEAAQGVRNRIEKNLKHLRPKLKRDGIECYRAYDADLPDYAAAIDVYADHLHIQEYQAPKTIPEDIAQKRLRELVRVAGEVFAVPREKIAIKTRMKRGRLEQYGRQDERGHAMTVSEGGLKFEVNLFDFLDTGLFLDHRPLRAKVRELARGKRFVNLFCYTGAVTVYACAGGAASTASVDLSNTYLDWAERNLALNGLGSAKDRLVQSDAMEWIERDRGEYDLIYVDPPTFSNSKRAEDFDVQRDHVRLLQACAARLAPEGLILFSNNNRRFKIDRDALAALDIHDITPATIPFDFARDPKIHHCFEIRHRRLD from the coding sequence CTGATGCAGTTTTTTGCCGCCTGCCCGAAGGGACTCGAGGAACTGCTCGCGACCGAACTCGCCGCACTCGGTGCCGGCGAGGTCAAGCAGACCGTCGCCGGCGTGCATTTCGAAGGTGAGCTCGCCACCGCGTACCGCGCTTGTTTGTGGTCACGGCTCGCCAGCCGCATCCTGCTGCCGCTGCTGAAGATCGAGGAGATCAGCGCCGACCGCTTGTACGAGGCCGTGCACGCGCTGGCCTGGGAAGAGCATGTCGCCGCGAACGGCACGATCGCGGTCGATGCCCACGGCATCAACGACAGCCTGCGCAATACCCAGTTCACCCAGCAACGCGTGAAGGACGCCATCGTCGACCGCCTGCGCAACGTCAGTGGCGAGCGCCCGAACATCGACACCTGGACGCCCGACCTGCGCGTGCACGTGCTGGTGCGCGGCACGACGGCGCAGATCTCGCTCGACCTGTCCGGCGGCCCGCTGCACCAGCGCGGCTACCGCCGCAACACCGGCATTGCCCCGCTCAAGGAGAACCTCGCCGCGGCCATGCTGCTGCGCTCCGGCTGGCCGGAGATCGCGGCCAACGGTGGCGCCCTGGTTGATCCGATGTGCGGCTCGGGCACCCTGCTGATCGAGGGCGCTTTGATCGCCGCCGATGTCGCGCCTGGGCTGTTGCGTACGCACTACGGCTTCCTGCGCTGGCGCGGCCACCAGCCGCAGCTCTGGCAGGCCCTGCTCGACGAAGCCGAGCAGCGCGCCGCGAGTGGACGCAAGCAGGACAAGGCACGCTACTTCGGTTCCGACCGCGACGGCGCCGTGCTTGCCGCGGCCAAGCAGAACGCGCAGCAGGCCGGCATTTCCGGTTTCCTGAGCTTGCACCACCACGAGGTCGACAAGACACATCGCCCGGAGGGCTTCAGCGGCGGTCTGGTCATCACCAATCCGCCCTACGGCGAGCGCCTCGAGGACAACCGCGCCGCGGCACCGGCCTACGTCGCGTTCGGCGAACTGCTCAAGCGAGAATTCGGCGGCTGGCGCGCGGCCTTGATCACCTCGGATGAATCGCTGGCCCACGCGGTCGGGCTCAAGGCCGACAAGCGATACGCGCTGTTCAACGGCGCACTCGCCTGCACCCTGTACCGCTTCGAGGTGTTCGCCGCCCGTCCGGAACCGCGCGAAGCGCCGCCGCTGTCGGAAGCCGCGCAGGGCGTGCGCAACCGCATCGAGAAGAACCTCAAGCACCTGCGTCCGAAACTGAAGCGCGACGGCATCGAGTGTTACCGCGCCTACGACGCCGACCTGCCCGACTACGCCGCCGCGATCGACGTCTATGCCGATCACCTTCACATCCAGGAATACCAGGCGCCGAAGACCATCCCCGAGGACATCGCGCAGAAGCGCCTGCGCGAACTGGTGCGCGTCGCCGGCGAGGTGTTCGCGGTGCCGCGCGAGAAGATCGCGATCAAGACCCGCATGAAGCGCGGCCGGCTCGAACAATATGGCCGCCAGGACGAGCGCGGCCACGCGATGACGGTGAGCGAGGGCGGCCTCAAGTTCGAAGTGAACCTGTTCGACTTCCTCGATACCGGCCTGTTCCTCGACCATCGCCCGTTGCGCGCCAAGGTGCGCGAACTCGCGCGCGGCAAACGCTTCGTGAACCTGTTCTGCTACACCGGCGCGGTCACCGTCTATGCCTGCGCCGGCGGCGCCGCGAGCACCGCCAGCGTCGATCTCTCGAACACCTATCTCGACTGGGCCGAACGCAACCTGGCACTGAATGGCCTCGGCAGCGCCAAGGACCGACTCGTGCAGTCCGACGCGATGGAATGGATCGAGCGCGACCGCGGCGAATACGACCTGATCTACGTCGATCCGCCGACCTTCTCGAACTCCAAGCGCGCCGAGGACTTCGACGTGCAGCGTGACCATGTGCGCCTGCTCCAGGCCTGCGCAGCGCGGCTGGCGCCGGAGGGGCTGATTCTGTTCTCGAACAACAACCGCCGCTTCAAGATCGATCGCGATGCGCTCGCCGCACTCGACATCCACGACATTACGCCGGCGACCATCCCATTTGATTTCGCGCGCGATCCGAAAATCCATCACTGCTTCGAAATCCGGCACCGACGACTGGACTGA
- the hfq gene encoding RNA chaperone Hfq: protein MSKAQSLQDPFLNALRRERIPVSIYLVNGSKLQGTVESFDQFVVLLRNTVSQMVYKHAISTVVPARNVKVGDGPHGATGDHHDAAAEG, encoded by the coding sequence ATGTCGAAAGCCCAATCCCTGCAAGATCCCTTCCTGAATGCCCTGCGTCGCGAACGCATTCCGGTGTCCATCTACCTCGTCAACGGCAGCAAGCTCCAGGGCACGGTCGAGTCCTTCGACCAGTTCGTGGTGCTGCTGCGCAATACCGTCAGCCAGATGGTCTACAAGCACGCGATCTCGACCGTGGTTCCGGCACGCAACGTCAAGGTCGGCGACGGCCCGCACGGCGCCACCGGCGACCATCACGATGCCGCTGCGGAAGGTTGA
- a CDS encoding sigma-70 family RNA polymerase sigma factor, with amino-acid sequence MTEATGFTELLAAWREGELAARDAMVNLVYHEVRAIARRQLAAHRDATLAATELAHEALMRVLAQGGDWQSRRHLMNVIALATRQILVDSARRRHAQKRDAGPVTDLDSKSDLIAAAGDTLQVDEAIHALAAVDARAAEVISLTYFAGLEREEIAKLMEVSASTIDRALRFGRAWLKDALRERESG; translated from the coding sequence ATGACCGAAGCAACAGGCTTCACCGAATTGCTGGCTGCATGGCGCGAGGGCGAACTGGCCGCGCGCGATGCGATGGTGAACCTCGTCTACCACGAGGTGCGAGCGATTGCGCGTCGGCAACTGGCGGCGCACCGCGACGCCACCCTGGCCGCAACCGAGCTCGCGCACGAGGCCCTGATGCGCGTCCTCGCGCAAGGCGGCGACTGGCAGAGCCGGCGCCATCTGATGAACGTGATCGCGCTGGCGACGCGGCAGATCCTGGTCGACTCGGCGCGACGCCGCCATGCGCAGAAGCGCGACGCTGGTCCGGTTACCGACCTCGACTCCAAGTCCGACCTGATCGCGGCAGCCGGCGATACGCTGCAGGTCGACGAGGCCATCCATGCGCTGGCCGCAGTCGACGCACGCGCCGCCGAGGTGATTTCGCTGACTTACTTCGCCGGCCTGGAACGCGAGGAAATCGCCAAGTTGATGGAGGTCTCGGCCAGCACCATCGACCGTGCCCTGCGCTTCGGTCGTGCCTGGCTCAAGGATGCACTGCGTGAACGTGAGTCCGGCTGA
- a CDS encoding N-acetylmuramoyl-L-alanine amidase yields the protein MSDLAIQQWPLPYVDQLQARPREAVTLVVIHCTELPDLAMAREFGERILYAETGTGNSGHYYIDRDGRIHEFVPVTRIAHHTRGYNPQSVGIELVNTGRYPEWLDSRHQQMTEPYTAEQIAALRALLSQLRSQLPNLREIAGHEVLDTTEVAASDDAGVKVRRKRDPGPLFPWPQVLQGVALEHR from the coding sequence ATGAGCGACCTCGCCATCCAGCAATGGCCGTTGCCCTACGTCGACCAACTGCAAGCGCGGCCGCGCGAGGCGGTCACCCTGGTCGTGATCCACTGCACCGAGCTGCCCGATCTGGCGATGGCGCGCGAGTTCGGCGAACGCATCCTCTACGCCGAGACCGGCACCGGCAATTCCGGGCACTACTACATCGACCGCGACGGTCGTATCCACGAATTCGTTCCGGTCACTCGCATCGCTCACCACACGCGCGGCTACAACCCGCAGTCGGTCGGCATCGAACTGGTCAACACCGGCCGGTATCCGGAATGGCTCGATTCGCGCCACCAACAGATGACCGAGCCGTACACCGCCGAGCAGATCGCGGCGTTGCGTGCACTGCTCTCGCAGCTGCGATCGCAACTGCCGAACCTGCGCGAGATCGCCGGGCACGAGGTTCTGGACACGACTGAAGTCGCAGCCAGCGACGACGCCGGCGTGAAGGTGCGGCGCAAGCGCGACCCGGGCCCGCTGTTTCCTTGGCCGCAGGTGCTGCAAGGCGTGGCGCTCGAACACCGCTGA
- a CDS encoding protein kinase, with translation MNVSPADPQRSLSDWFDALLALDAKGREAQLDAIPTEQAARLRALLAADAAADAAIDAALRSDAEASIAPDLSGQRIGSWRILRELGCGGMGTVLLAERDEGGFTQQAAIKLIRGFPSQDGMRRLRQERQILAALDHPDIARLIDGGETEAGQPYLVVEYVRGETLDTYLRRRRPDRDARIELVERIGAAVQHAHQHLVIHRDLKPSNVMVNEAGEIKLLDFGVAKLIDNSESGLQGSTRVFTPGYASPEQAAGQSVGIATDIYSLGAMLRETLAGNPTDAELSGIIAKATAVRAADRYVTMAAFCDDLARYRRGLPVSAAADTTWYRARKFIARHRLGSAASLIALALLTGFVWRLQVERLRAVAAEATAAAERDSARQSLQLLQGVFERVAPGVALGRPVGAREFVAAIEEQLARQPLDASQAGVSVYATVAGVYQQLGEPARAATLLRAAIQRLPAGSARDSDLLLGELQDELASALLGISDFEGAAAANEVSAALRMRWLPQDPAMQLRTLRNHAWVDYRRGLYEVARPQLEAALALAAAHPQLLDEQIEDCIAALADIEMRAGDLEPAERHSREQLQRAEARTPAGHPDRLAAMRLHAAVLNQLGRYREAQQLLQSAIMAHEQIIGSTGARLADLENDLAVSLNDSGEAVAALPHAERALALTERDRDSPLDRALVLLNLASTFENAGDYARAETLARESVDLYVANVAPLSRERLRAEGNLARSIGLRGGFEEARARFESVRSRHLEIAGEPDWNWAFETMRQAQLERRAGRLPEAQTLLDAAEPIFVSTLPPNHPALAQPHRLRGQVALAGGQLDEAGREFDRAAAQLGDDALAFDRAIVAAEQAAVAAARGDRAGARSLLGEHLPVLRAATLEGEVNRAFAERLALELGVP, from the coding sequence GTGAACGTGAGTCCGGCTGACCCGCAACGCTCGCTGTCGGACTGGTTCGATGCCTTGCTCGCACTCGACGCGAAGGGGCGCGAGGCGCAACTGGACGCAATACCGACCGAACAGGCGGCGCGCCTGCGCGCGCTGCTCGCGGCCGATGCCGCGGCCGATGCTGCCATCGATGCGGCACTGCGCTCCGACGCCGAAGCCAGCATCGCGCCCGACCTCAGCGGCCAGCGCATCGGTTCCTGGCGAATTCTGCGCGAACTCGGCTGCGGCGGCATGGGCACGGTGCTGCTCGCGGAGCGCGACGAAGGCGGGTTCACGCAGCAGGCCGCGATCAAGCTGATCCGCGGCTTTCCATCGCAAGACGGCATGCGCCGCCTGCGCCAGGAGCGGCAGATCCTGGCCGCACTCGACCATCCCGACATCGCCCGCCTGATCGATGGCGGCGAAACCGAGGCGGGCCAGCCCTATCTGGTCGTCGAGTACGTGCGCGGCGAAACACTTGACACCTACCTGCGCCGCCGACGCCCTGACCGCGATGCCCGCATCGAGCTGGTCGAGCGCATCGGCGCCGCGGTCCAGCATGCGCACCAGCACCTGGTCATCCACCGCGATCTCAAGCCTTCCAACGTGATGGTCAATGAGGCCGGCGAGATCAAACTGCTCGACTTCGGCGTCGCCAAGCTGATCGACAACAGCGAAAGCGGGCTGCAAGGTTCCACGCGCGTGTTCACCCCCGGCTACGCCAGCCCCGAGCAGGCCGCCGGCCAGAGCGTCGGCATCGCCACCGACATCTACAGCCTCGGCGCGATGCTGCGCGAAACGCTGGCGGGCAACCCAACGGATGCCGAACTGTCCGGCATCATCGCCAAGGCGACCGCCGTCCGCGCCGCGGATCGCTACGTGACGATGGCGGCGTTCTGCGACGACCTCGCGCGCTATCGCCGCGGCCTGCCGGTCAGCGCCGCCGCCGACACCACCTGGTATCGCGCACGCAAGTTCATCGCACGGCACCGTCTCGGCAGCGCTGCCAGCCTGATCGCGCTTGCGCTGCTGACCGGCTTCGTCTGGCGTCTGCAAGTCGAACGTCTGCGCGCCGTCGCCGCCGAGGCCACCGCTGCCGCCGAACGCGACAGCGCGCGGCAGTCGCTGCAGTTGCTGCAGGGGGTGTTCGAGCGCGTGGCCCCCGGCGTGGCCCTGGGCCGGCCGGTCGGGGCTCGCGAATTCGTCGCCGCGATCGAGGAACAGCTGGCGCGCCAACCACTCGACGCCAGCCAGGCCGGCGTGTCGGTGTACGCCACGGTGGCCGGCGTCTATCAGCAGCTCGGCGAACCGGCGCGCGCCGCGACCCTGCTGCGCGCGGCGATCCAGCGGTTACCCGCGGGCAGCGCGCGCGACAGCGACCTGCTGCTTGGCGAACTGCAAGACGAACTCGCCAGCGCATTGCTCGGCATCAGCGACTTCGAGGGCGCGGCGGCCGCCAACGAGGTCTCGGCGGCACTACGCATGCGTTGGTTGCCGCAGGACCCGGCGATGCAGCTGCGCACCCTGCGCAACCACGCCTGGGTCGACTATCGGCGCGGGCTCTACGAAGTGGCGCGCCCGCAGCTGGAGGCAGCATTGGCATTGGCCGCCGCGCATCCGCAACTGCTCGACGAGCAGATCGAGGACTGCATCGCCGCACTCGCCGACATCGAGATGCGCGCCGGCGACCTCGAACCTGCCGAGCGCCATTCGCGCGAGCAGTTGCAGCGTGCCGAGGCGCGCACGCCCGCGGGCCACCCGGACCGTCTCGCCGCGATGCGCCTGCACGCCGCCGTGCTGAACCAGCTCGGGCGCTACCGCGAAGCGCAGCAACTGCTGCAATCGGCAATCATGGCGCATGAGCAGATCATCGGCAGCACCGGCGCGCGCCTCGCCGATCTCGAGAACGATCTCGCCGTGAGCTTGAACGACAGCGGCGAAGCCGTGGCGGCACTGCCGCACGCCGAGCGCGCTCTGGCGCTGACCGAACGCGACCGCGACTCGCCGCTGGACCGTGCCCTGGTGCTGCTGAACCTGGCGTCGACCTTCGAGAACGCCGGAGACTATGCACGCGCCGAGACGCTGGCACGCGAGAGCGTCGATCTCTATGTGGCCAACGTCGCACCGCTGTCGCGCGAGCGCCTGCGCGCCGAGGGCAATCTGGCGCGCAGCATCGGCCTGCGCGGCGGTTTCGAGGAAGCGCGCGCGCGTTTCGAGTCGGTGCGCTCCCGTCATCTCGAAATCGCCGGAGAACCGGACTGGAACTGGGCGTTCGAGACCATGCGCCAAGCGCAGCTGGAGCGGCGCGCCGGACGGCTGCCGGAGGCGCAGACGCTGCTCGACGCCGCAGAACCGATCTTCGTGTCGACCCTGCCGCCGAACCACCCGGCGCTGGCCCAACCGCACCGCTTGCGCGGCCAGGTCGCACTTGCCGGCGGCCAACTCGATGAAGCCGGGCGCGAGTTCGATCGTGCCGCGGCACAGCTCGGCGACGACGCACTTGCCTTCGACCGCGCCATCGTCGCCGCCGAGCAAGCCGCCGTCGCCGCCGCCCGCGGTGATCGCGCAGGCGCGCGCAGCCTGCTCGGCGAACACCTGCCAGTGTTGCGCGCCGCCACGCTCGAAGGCGAAGTCAACCGCGCCTTCGCCGAACGCCTGGCGCTGGAACTGGGAGTGCCCTGA
- the hflK gene encoding FtsH protease activity modulator HflK — translation MAWNEPGNKDKRRDPWQDGEPRDLDAALKQLKDRFGRFFGAGGGFPGPLLIVLGVFGAWFAMDSWQAIDERERGVVLRFGKFDRVMGSGLNFKWPRPIETVDVVETTRVRSDSAEVRMLTKDEALVMVDFNVQYTASDPYLFLFGGRSTEDTLRQTAESAVRQVIGASTLDDVFSEKRTELAATARAELQLTLQRYQTGLEVTELNFQNLRPPAEVKEAFDDAIAAREDNQRIKNEAEAYAQKIVPEARGLAERNKALAEGERQSAIARATGEASRFRQLLEQYQRAPQVTRKRLFLETMQEVLSRNPKVMVDAGGGNNVMVLPLDKLMQNVVVPVLPEVRDDGSPKAGATRAGTVREAFDPARVAREPRQ, via the coding sequence ATGGCCTGGAACGAACCTGGCAACAAAGACAAGCGCCGCGATCCCTGGCAGGACGGGGAGCCCCGCGATTTGGATGCGGCACTCAAGCAGCTGAAGGACCGTTTCGGCCGATTCTTCGGCGCTGGCGGTGGCTTTCCCGGGCCGCTGCTGATTGTGCTGGGTGTGTTCGGCGCCTGGTTTGCGATGGACTCGTGGCAGGCCATCGACGAGCGCGAACGTGGCGTCGTCTTGCGCTTCGGCAAGTTCGACCGCGTCATGGGTTCCGGCCTGAACTTCAAGTGGCCGCGCCCGATCGAGACCGTCGATGTGGTCGAGACCACGCGCGTCCGTTCGGATTCCGCAGAAGTGCGCATGCTGACCAAGGACGAAGCCCTGGTCATGGTCGACTTCAACGTCCAGTACACCGCGTCCGATCCCTATCTGTTCCTGTTCGGCGGCCGCTCGACCGAGGACACCCTGCGCCAGACCGCGGAAAGCGCGGTGCGCCAGGTGATCGGCGCTTCGACTTTGGACGATGTGTTCAGCGAGAAGCGCACCGAACTCGCGGCCACGGCCCGGGCCGAGTTGCAGCTGACCCTGCAGCGCTACCAGACCGGGCTCGAAGTGACCGAACTGAACTTCCAGAACCTGCGGCCGCCGGCCGAGGTCAAGGAAGCCTTCGACGACGCCATCGCGGCGCGCGAAGACAACCAGCGTATCAAGAACGAAGCGGAGGCCTACGCGCAGAAGATCGTGCCCGAGGCGCGCGGCCTGGCCGAGCGCAACAAGGCGTTGGCCGAAGGCGAGCGCCAGAGCGCGATCGCGCGCGCCACCGGTGAAGCCTCGCGTTTCCGCCAGTTGCTGGAGCAGTACCAGCGGGCACCGCAGGTCACGCGCAAGCGCCTGTTCCTGGAAACCATGCAGGAAGTGCTGTCGCGCAATCCCAAGGTCATGGTCGATGCCGGCGGTGGCAACAACGTGATGGTGCTGCCGCTCGACAAGTTGATGCAGAACGTGGTCGTGCCGGTGTTGCCGGAAGTGCGCGATGACGGCAGTCCCAAGGCCGGCGCGACGCGCGCCGGCACGGTGCGCGAAGCCTTCGATCCGGCCCGGGTGGCGAGGGAGCCGCGGCAATGA
- a CDS encoding DUF2065 domain-containing protein, translating to MNEGGLGDTLWIAGCLVFVFEGLMLAAMPASWQKMMSQMATFDPARLRWIGVAAMLVGLVGIQLLTH from the coding sequence GTGAACGAGGGCGGCCTCGGCGATACCCTGTGGATCGCGGGTTGCCTGGTGTTCGTGTTCGAGGGGCTGATGCTCGCGGCGATGCCGGCGAGCTGGCAGAAAATGATGAGCCAGATGGCCACCTTCGATCCGGCGCGCCTGCGCTGGATCGGCGTGGCCGCGATGCTGGTCGGGCTGGTCGGCATCCAACTGCTGACGCATTGA
- the hflC gene encoding protease modulator HflC — protein sequence MKNLILLLIAVLAIVAGNSAFVVRENERAVLLQFGRVLRSDFGPGLHWKLPLLQNVRKFERRIVTLDKEPQRYLTSERKDVLVDFFVKWRILDVAKFYTASSGDERLAESRLDSTTRNALGKEIVKRSLQEVVSDQRSELMVELRDNISKAVEELGIEVVDLRVMRIDLPDEVSQKVFDRMTSERKAVANRLRSQGTEAAEKIRANAERDAQIAMAEAQRDAQELRGAGDAESARIYAEAFNRDAEFYAFWRSLEAYRASFTEPGSVLVLDPKSEFFQYFGEGAKR from the coding sequence ATGAAGAACCTGATCCTGCTCTTGATCGCCGTGCTCGCGATCGTCGCCGGCAACTCGGCTTTCGTCGTGCGCGAGAACGAACGCGCGGTGCTGCTGCAGTTCGGCCGCGTGCTGCGTTCCGACTTCGGCCCCGGCCTGCACTGGAAGCTGCCGCTGTTGCAGAACGTGCGCAAGTTCGAGCGCCGCATCGTCACGCTGGACAAGGAGCCGCAGCGCTACCTGACTTCCGAGCGCAAGGACGTGCTGGTCGACTTCTTCGTGAAGTGGCGCATCCTGGATGTGGCCAAGTTCTACACGGCGTCTTCCGGTGACGAACGCCTGGCCGAGAGCCGTCTCGATTCGACCACGCGCAATGCGCTCGGCAAGGAAATCGTCAAGCGCTCCTTGCAGGAAGTGGTCTCCGACCAGCGCTCCGAACTCATGGTGGAACTGCGCGACAACATCAGCAAGGCCGTCGAAGAACTCGGCATCGAGGTGGTCGACCTGCGCGTGATGCGCATCGACCTGCCCGACGAGGTCAGCCAGAAGGTGTTCGATCGCATGACCTCGGAACGCAAGGCAGTCGCCAACCGCTTGCGTTCACAGGGCACCGAGGCGGCCGAGAAGATCCGCGCCAACGCCGAGCGCGATGCGCAGATCGCGATGGCCGAGGCGCAACGCGATGCGCAGGAGCTGCGCGGTGCGGGCGACGCCGAATCGGCGCGCATCTATGCCGAAGCGTTCAATCGCGATGCCGAGTTCTACGCCTTCTGGCGCAGCCTGGAAGCCTACCGGGCGTCCTTCACGGAGCCGGGCTCGGTGCTGGTGCTGGATCCGAAATCCGAGTTCTTCCAGTACTTCGGCGAGGGCGCCAAGCGGTGA
- the miaA gene encoding tRNA (adenosine(37)-N6)-dimethylallyltransferase MiaA, translating to MRHDAAKTDSRPLAIFLMGPTASGKTALALELADSGRFGLISVDSALIYRGLDIGSAKPDAATLARYPHALIDILDPEQSYSAAEFCRDARVAMDEITARGQVPLLVGGTGLYFRALGRGLSDLPQTDPEMRARVEAEAAERGWAALHAELRALDPVAGARIHPNDPQRIGRALEVIRISGQPLSALQGRAQADLPYRVLKLALLPDRAVLHQRIAERFDVMLAAGFLDEVRTLVRRPGLHVDLPSMRCVGYRQAWQHLRGEIDAETFRRTGIEATRQLAKRQITWIRSEHDVFVRDPLDPFAFDSAKSLIQRAIG from the coding sequence ATGCGCCATGACGCCGCCAAGACCGACTCCCGCCCGCTCGCGATCTTCCTGATGGGGCCGACCGCGTCCGGCAAGACGGCGTTGGCGCTGGAATTGGCGGACTCGGGGCGGTTCGGGTTGATCAGTGTCGACTCGGCCCTGATCTATCGCGGGCTCGACATCGGCAGTGCCAAGCCGGATGCGGCGACGCTGGCGCGCTATCCGCATGCGCTGATCGACATCCTCGATCCCGAACAGTCGTATTCAGCGGCGGAGTTCTGCCGCGATGCTCGCGTGGCGATGGATGAGATCACGGCGCGCGGACAGGTGCCGCTGCTGGTCGGGGGCACCGGTCTGTACTTCCGCGCGCTCGGGCGCGGTTTGTCGGATCTGCCGCAGACCGATCCCGAAATGCGCGCGCGCGTCGAGGCCGAGGCAGCCGAGCGCGGTTGGGCGGCGCTGCATGCGGAGTTGCGGGCGCTGGATCCGGTCGCCGGCGCACGCATCCACCCGAACGACCCGCAGCGCATCGGCCGTGCCCTCGAAGTGATCCGCATCAGCGGACAGCCGCTGTCGGCGTTGCAGGGCCGGGCGCAGGCGGACTTGCCATATCGCGTGCTCAAGCTCGCGTTGTTGCCGGATCGCGCGGTGTTGCATCAACGCATCGCCGAACGATTCGATGTGATGCTCGCGGCCGGATTTCTGGACGAAGTGCGTACCCTGGTGCGGCGCCCCGGCCTGCATGTGGACCTGCCGTCGATGCGCTGCGTCGGTTATCGCCAGGCCTGGCAGCACCTGCGTGGCGAGATCGATGCCGAGACCTTTCGCCGCACCGGCATCGAAGCGACCCGCCAACTGGCCAAGCGCCAGATCACCTGGATCCGTTCGGAGCACGATGTGTTCGTTCGCGACCCACTCGATCCGTTCGCGTTCGATTCAGCCAAGTCCTTGATCCAGCGAGCGATCGGCTGA